One genomic segment of Nitrososphaera sp. includes these proteins:
- a CDS encoding chromosome segregation protein ScpA, whose translation MAEPVQDSQQLDTKKSISEPPLNLLFNPSLLVRRNKDIWSIDVVELLRLFLRLLEASGNKDLRICGVAALSSSMIYRLQVESIFALEKIAMQKQVNPVQEGDMPVPQLNALEVPFRIEPSYPVSVDELLKVLERMITELASPKQRKRQVELEPVQTFDFDKYLVKFEQIIQGYEDMIFDIVSADQSVRFSALVEKMDAIERARSFIAILYLALKGKVDLVQEETPEDIMVIFHKDSVSDALPSAEGSSDSAGENPPRS comes from the coding sequence TTGGCAGAGCCGGTACAGGATTCTCAGCAACTTGACACAAAAAAAAGCATATCCGAGCCGCCTCTCAACCTACTGTTTAACCCCTCCCTTCTTGTCCGGCGGAACAAGGACATATGGAGCATCGACGTAGTCGAGCTCTTGCGGCTTTTCCTGAGGCTGCTTGAGGCAAGCGGAAATAAAGACCTCCGGATTTGCGGAGTGGCGGCCCTGTCTTCCTCTATGATATACAGGCTGCAGGTCGAAAGCATCTTCGCTCTAGAAAAAATCGCCATGCAAAAGCAGGTAAATCCCGTGCAGGAAGGTGACATGCCGGTGCCACAGCTAAACGCACTTGAGGTGCCTTTCAGAATTGAGCCTTCCTACCCAGTTTCGGTTGACGAACTCCTAAAAGTTCTGGAACGGATGATCACAGAACTTGCCAGCCCCAAGCAAAGAAAGAGGCAGGTCGAGCTGGAGCCTGTCCAAACTTTTGACTTTGACAAGTACCTCGTAAAATTCGAGCAAATAATCCAGGGCTATGAGGACATGATTTTCGACATTGTCAGTGCCGACCAGAGCGTCAGGTTCAGCGCGCTGGTTGAAAAAATGGATGCCATAGAGCGCGCACGCTCATTTATTGCAATTTTGTACCTCGCTCTCAAGGGCAAGGTCGACTTGGTGCAGGAGGAAACTCCAGAGGACATAATGGTGATTTTTCACAAAGACTCGGTTTCTGACGCATTGCCCAGTGCTGAGGGTTCTTCAGATTCTGCCGGAGAAAATCCTCCGCGCTCCTAG
- a CDS encoding SMC-Scp complex subunit ScpB — MEAALYSAGRPLSLDELIRASGTNSKEKTTRSLGELIKKVRTSFKAIELATLDDGSYVLQLKPAYSPVVRKFAQHPLVSAAALKTLSYIAYEQPVTSKRLVQIRGSQVYTHIKELEQLMFVQHENVGRLKVYSTTQKFQGYFGITDMGAIKSQLVAGSNKQQPKKPPETPSPNPTSSEKP, encoded by the coding sequence ATAGAAGCTGCTCTTTATTCGGCCGGCAGGCCGCTGTCACTTGACGAACTCATCCGCGCTTCAGGCACAAATTCAAAGGAAAAGACTACAAGAAGCCTGGGTGAACTGATAAAGAAGGTGCGCACTTCATTCAAGGCAATAGAGCTTGCAACCCTAGACGACGGATCGTATGTTCTTCAGCTAAAGCCCGCATACTCTCCGGTAGTGCGCAAGTTCGCCCAACATCCTCTTGTTTCGGCGGCCGCGCTCAAGACCCTTTCTTATATCGCGTACGAACAGCCCGTGACTTCGAAACGGCTGGTGCAGATACGCGGAAGCCAGGTCTATACCCACATCAAGGAGCTTGAACAGCTAATGTTCGTTCAGCACGAAAACGTGGGGAGGCTCAAGGTCTACAGTACTACCCAGAAATTTCAAGGATACTTTGGGATTACCGACATGGGCGCAATTAAGAGCCAGCTGGTTGCGGGATCCAACAAGCAACAGCCAAAGAAACCGCCCGAGACCCCGAGTCCAAACCCTACCTCTTCAGAAAAGCCTTAA
- a CDS encoding 30S ribosomal protein S8e codes for MRKSIENLAGRKLTGGRKIASRGRRKFEIDRYPNEAVVGSTSIVTRRVRGSNVKAAFKTAEFANVIDHEAKKVTKAKILRVTKNPANRDYERRGVVSKGAIIETESGSARVVSRPGQNGVVNAVLVKQSKST; via the coding sequence ATGCGCAAGTCTATCGAGAACCTTGCCGGCCGCAAACTCACGGGCGGACGCAAAATAGCCTCAAGGGGCAGAAGAAAATTTGAGATTGACAGATACCCTAACGAGGCCGTCGTGGGTTCTACCAGTATTGTTACTCGCCGGGTAAGGGGTAGCAACGTCAAGGCCGCCTTCAAGACCGCCGAGTTTGCAAATGTTATAGATCATGAAGCGAAAAAAGTGACCAAGGCAAAGATCCTCCGAGTCACCAAGAACCCTGCAAACAGGGACTATGAACGTCGTGGCGTGGTTAGCAAGGGTGCGATAATCGAAACTGAAAGTGGATCGGCACGTGTTGTCTCAAGGCCAGGACAGAACGGAGTGGTAAATGCCGTTCTTGTAAAACAGTCAAAGAGCACGTGA
- a CDS encoding signal recognition particle subunit SRP19/SEC65 family protein, with product MKDYDHVILWIDYFNKNLKRRQGRKVKRDQAVFDPTLQELTEAAKAAGFQPADDEINDKARYPRRSFVKSGYVMVAKREGLKKSQVISLVADKMQQRKAKQQKQSSR from the coding sequence TTGAAGGATTACGACCACGTTATTCTTTGGATAGATTATTTCAACAAGAATCTGAAGAGGAGGCAGGGTCGCAAGGTTAAACGCGACCAGGCAGTTTTCGATCCGACGCTCCAAGAGTTAACAGAGGCTGCAAAGGCAGCCGGCTTTCAGCCCGCCGACGACGAAATAAACGACAAGGCACGCTATCCTCGCAGGTCCTTCGTAAAGTCCGGCTACGTCATGGTTGCCAAGAGAGAGGGGCTAAAGAAATCCCAGGTTATCTCACTTGTCGCCGACAAAATGCAGCAGAGAAAGGCAAAGCAGCAGAAACAATCTTCACGTTAG
- a CDS encoding Gar1/Naf1 family protein, with protein MGEIGEVMHLAKSGRLIVKISREASPRPGELLVDGNGKRVGRITELMGPLNAPYASVISMTDKTSRLVGSKVFSGGFAERRKAQGSPKRRAR; from the coding sequence GTGGGGGAGATTGGGGAGGTAATGCATCTGGCAAAAAGTGGTAGACTGATCGTAAAAATCAGCCGGGAAGCATCGCCAAGGCCGGGCGAGCTGCTCGTTGACGGAAATGGAAAAAGGGTTGGAAGAATCACTGAACTTATGGGACCGTTGAACGCACCATACGCGTCAGTGATTTCCATGACAGACAAGACGAGCAGACTCGTCGGGTCTAAGGTTTTCAGCGGCGGGTTTGCAGAAAGGCGTAAGGCTCAGGGTTCGCCAAAGCGAAGGGCAAGGTAG
- a CDS encoding TFIIB-type zinc ribbon-containing protein: MTSAEYHTQCPECSESLVQDYSKGEYICQGCGYVVMDQIDDFGRESNSTDFEEKSKSTRASGSTSFALHDFGLRTEIAFGSKDYAGKAINSQMAEQMHSIRKWHVRSRIISSKERRLSNVLAKINEICSLMSLPKLILETAALLYRNFETKFDAKGKSISCMAAATIYLACKKCSVVRSLDEIVGHAGGAEPERATIKLASKYYRIMVMEMGVFTVPSSPALTNVDGEKGNMAMIAPLQRQGLASTSVPTGQSQQSMTNAIDHYISKLANMAKIDTKVMWLAIDLAHKTNDHLLADGKAPNGLAAAYIYIAATFLGVNILQRDVSSLSGVTEVTIRNRCKDLLSCFKLTVTVKPQSKQAHS, translated from the coding sequence TTGACGTCAGCGGAATATCATACTCAGTGTCCCGAGTGCAGCGAAAGCCTGGTACAGGACTACAGCAAGGGTGAATACATTTGCCAAGGCTGCGGCTACGTAGTCATGGATCAAATAGACGACTTTGGGCGCGAATCAAATTCAACCGATTTTGAGGAAAAGTCCAAAAGCACAAGGGCAAGCGGCTCTACTAGTTTTGCACTTCATGACTTTGGACTTCGTACCGAAATTGCGTTTGGTTCAAAGGATTATGCCGGCAAGGCAATCAACTCTCAAATGGCAGAGCAGATGCACAGCATTCGCAAGTGGCACGTGCGGAGTCGGATAATCTCGTCGAAGGAGCGGAGGCTCTCAAACGTTCTTGCAAAAATAAACGAGATTTGCTCTTTGATGTCTCTTCCCAAGTTAATTCTTGAGACGGCAGCGTTGTTGTATCGTAACTTTGAGACGAAATTCGACGCCAAGGGCAAGTCAATCTCTTGCATGGCGGCGGCAACGATATATCTCGCATGCAAGAAATGTTCTGTCGTAAGGTCGCTTGATGAAATTGTCGGCCACGCGGGTGGCGCGGAGCCCGAGCGGGCAACGATAAAACTGGCATCCAAATACTATCGCATAATGGTTATGGAAATGGGAGTCTTTACTGTCCCATCATCTCCAGCCTTAACGAATGTCGATGGGGAGAAAGGGAATATGGCCATGATTGCTCCGCTACAAAGACAGGGTCTTGCTTCCACGTCGGTTCCTACAGGTCAGTCACAGCAGTCAATGACAAATGCAATAGATCACTACATCTCAAAACTTGCAAACATGGCAAAGATCGACACCAAGGTGATGTGGCTTGCGATTGACCTCGCGCACAAGACAAACGACCATCTTCTCGCCGATGGTAAAGCTCCAAATGGGCTGGCTGCGGCGTATATCTACATCGCCGCGACGTTTCTTGGGGTGAACATACTCCAGCGCGACGTTTCGAGCCTCTCCGGGGTCACCGAGGTTACCATCCGCAACAGGTGCAAGGACCTGCTTTCGTGCTTCAAACTAACAGTAACGGTGAAACCGCAGTCAAAGCAGGCTCACTCGTAG
- a CDS encoding winged helix-turn-helix domain-containing protein, whose product MPRPIDNGDENNSGYRSRDEIVKAILMAALNGYETRMTIMHSAFVTHEVATKALEELVSRGLLFVVPSGGSRYKITELGRKMLESS is encoded by the coding sequence GTGCCGAGACCAATAGATAATGGCGACGAGAACAATTCGGGCTATAGGTCAAGGGATGAAATTGTCAAGGCCATCTTGATGGCCGCTCTAAACGGCTATGAAACCAGAATGACGATTATGCATTCAGCGTTTGTGACGCATGAAGTTGCAACAAAAGCGCTTGAGGAGCTGGTTTCCAGAGGGCTGCTTTTCGTTGTACCAAGCGGTGGAAGTCGATACAAGATTACAGAGCTTGGGCGCAAAATGCTAGAATCGTCTTAG
- a CDS encoding alkaline phosphatase family protein translates to MSNSSVRIVYVLLDGIGDLPNPSLNDLTPLEAALTPNLDKLARNGATGRVISVGKGIAPQSDIAVFNMLGYNFKDGSYVGRGVIESIGCDIDFRDGDLALRGNFATIDNNRKIIDRRAGRAITKEEASSVCKTLTEEIKFQDESASVELEPTVSHRVVIRLRNTRLRLSDKISNSDPAYDKVDGMGIAKDSTGEMYVQKSSPQDSTKEAAVAAKMLNEFTDQTIRILKKHPVNLKREAAGKKAMNCILARDSGNRFPNVKPIAEMLGIRIGCIVDMPVEVGIAKVLNMKMFRAGDINDYVEKAKVAAEILDSMDAVYVHIKGPDEFGHDGDAKGKKKNIEDIDERFFGTLLDSLNGRDTTIVVCGDHSTPCVKKGHSDDPIPLLVSGPRVKQDGSARYTEKYAAKGSLGLLMGASVLPTVIGMVSKQPVN, encoded by the coding sequence GTGAGTAATTCTTCCGTTAGGATTGTCTACGTTTTGCTAGACGGTATTGGAGATCTTCCCAACCCGAGCCTGAACGACCTGACCCCGCTCGAAGCTGCGCTGACTCCAAACCTCGACAAACTTGCGAGAAACGGCGCGACAGGCCGCGTAATAAGCGTAGGTAAAGGAATAGCTCCTCAATCCGACATCGCAGTGTTTAACATGCTTGGCTATAACTTCAAAGACGGCAGCTACGTCGGCAGGGGAGTAATCGAGTCGATAGGTTGCGACATTGACTTTAGGGACGGCGACCTCGCGCTGCGAGGCAATTTTGCGACAATCGATAACAATCGTAAGATTATTGACCGGCGCGCCGGGCGCGCAATCACAAAGGAAGAAGCGTCCTCCGTATGCAAGACACTTACCGAAGAGATAAAATTTCAAGACGAATCGGCCTCCGTAGAGCTGGAACCAACGGTGTCCCATCGCGTCGTTATCCGCCTGAGGAACACCAGACTGCGACTCTCTGACAAAATCTCTAACTCCGATCCAGCATATGACAAGGTCGATGGGATGGGGATCGCAAAGGACAGTACAGGCGAAATGTATGTCCAGAAGTCCAGCCCCCAGGACAGTACAAAAGAGGCGGCAGTAGCCGCAAAGATGCTAAATGAATTCACGGACCAGACGATAAGGATATTGAAAAAGCACCCCGTCAATTTGAAGCGGGAGGCGGCTGGGAAGAAAGCCATGAACTGCATACTGGCCCGGGACTCTGGCAACAGATTTCCTAACGTGAAGCCAATCGCCGAAATGCTTGGAATACGCATCGGGTGCATCGTGGATATGCCTGTCGAAGTCGGCATTGCAAAGGTGCTCAATATGAAAATGTTCAGGGCCGGTGACATTAACGACTACGTTGAGAAAGCCAAGGTCGCAGCAGAAATCCTCGACAGCATGGACGCCGTATACGTCCACATCAAGGGCCCCGATGAATTCGGACATGACGGCGACGCGAAAGGCAAGAAAAAGAACATCGAGGATATCGACGAGCGGTTCTTTGGAACGCTCCTTGATTCGCTCAATGGTCGCGATACCACCATAGTTGTATGCGGGGACCATTCCACTCCCTGTGTAAAGAAGGGACACAGCGATGATCCTATACCACTCCTCGTGTCCGGTCCGAGAGTAAAGCAGGACGGCAGCGCCAGATATACCGAAAAGTATGCAGCCAAGGGCAGCCTTGGCCTACTCATGGGCGCTTCGGTCCTTCCCACAGTTATAGGAATGGTTTCAAAACAGCCTGTAAACTAA
- a CDS encoding DUF4921 family protein, with amino-acid sequence MGDLRKDYFLDRFVVVPSAEAKTEVANGETCPFCPGNESLTQPAILALVVKDGMLKRLSDSDDAIVDDWSVRVFPSSSPVVELKSATSYSDKPLYSEPAYGYHQVVVATPDHELSLAQISVEQMSNVLVVLQDRVRNLYNQKGVTYVSVYVNSGKAAGAVYPHSHLDIVTFSTIPPIIEAEAEGSYRYSNENGTCPACNMITVESSGPRQVLATDHFIAICPWAPTFPYEFWIYPKKHVTSFGKITQKDINDLAMMLRATLGGLSRALKNPPYNLVFHLSPEKKHSKEIHWHIEVYPQLANISGLERGFGVFVNSVKPEKAADILGSASRRELADQVLPPSSS; translated from the coding sequence ATGGGGGATCTCCGTAAGGATTATTTTCTAGACCGGTTTGTAGTCGTTCCGTCCGCAGAAGCCAAGACAGAAGTTGCCAATGGTGAGACCTGTCCCTTCTGCCCCGGCAACGAATCATTGACGCAACCAGCTATACTTGCCTTAGTTGTCAAAGACGGCATGCTGAAAAGACTTTCTGACAGCGATGATGCCATCGTCGACGACTGGTCGGTGCGAGTGTTTCCCAGTTCGTCCCCCGTGGTCGAGTTAAAATCTGCCACGTCATACAGCGACAAGCCACTATACAGCGAGCCTGCATATGGCTACCACCAGGTGGTAGTTGCAACTCCTGACCACGAGCTGAGCCTGGCCCAGATTTCGGTCGAGCAAATGTCGAACGTATTGGTAGTTCTTCAGGACAGGGTCAGAAATCTCTACAACCAGAAGGGCGTGACCTACGTTTCGGTATACGTGAACAGCGGCAAGGCAGCAGGGGCTGTTTATCCGCATTCGCATCTGGACATCGTTACCTTTTCCACGATTCCGCCAATTATTGAAGCCGAGGCAGAAGGGTCTTACCGCTATTCAAACGAAAACGGAACATGTCCAGCGTGTAACATGATAACCGTGGAATCTAGCGGGCCGCGCCAAGTTCTCGCAACGGACCACTTTATTGCGATCTGTCCATGGGCGCCGACATTTCCCTACGAGTTTTGGATCTACCCCAAAAAGCACGTCACCTCATTTGGTAAAATCACACAAAAAGACATTAACGACCTGGCGATGATGCTCCGGGCGACTCTAGGGGGTCTGTCAAGGGCTCTCAAGAACCCTCCATACAACCTTGTATTCCACCTCTCTCCTGAAAAGAAGCACAGCAAGGAGATTCATTGGCACATCGAGGTATATCCCCAACTTGCCAACATTTCGGGTCTGGAAAGGGGCTTCGGGGTATTTGTAAACAGCGTCAAGCCTGAAAAAGCCGCTGACATTCTTGGTTCTGCTTCCCGCAGGGAACTAGCAGACCAAGTGCTCCCGCCCTCGAGCAGCTGA
- a CDS encoding UDP-N-acetylglucosamine 2-epimerase yields MSKANIKYSELQISHPQLPVQIADELLSSVFADARDKNSPILAVVTGTKPDFYKQAPLVVEAQKAGVPVFVINTGQHFDDTLGFGIKEFRLDDHIACNLQIRGDLMEKASELILKFGAFGRYCRKRFGTGALLPVVHGDTLVAGIAPLAWVFGMGQKVGQNEAGLRSMSPQIIRTGNLKKEPTRAAVEKIVTQQLEGRWFLAREEPFPEQIDTWICSAGTQFFFAPTMVNRENLIREGYPEDFIHVVGNSVVDAIYQKRKEAPTKSIFEVFPQLDSDGWIRVDIHRRENLTRTRFEAIVGGIEDFVRKTDHKIVLVMLNAMASALEQYGLRHRLDLLADEIPQRFLITPLWKEYANVIEFLDSGRCIAEMTDSGSLQEELLYFEGVNSMTVRLNTDRPETIFQAKSNILVPPLSRSWVFEVAKRVIDSGDSLGIKTKRKPPLYGKPGSVSRKIISTVQKEFENGDANFYPWLHQRLGLWKERQELDYM; encoded by the coding sequence TTGAGCAAGGCAAACATAAAGTACAGCGAGTTGCAGATATCGCATCCGCAGCTTCCCGTACAGATCGCAGACGAACTGCTTTCCTCTGTTTTCGCCGACGCGCGGGACAAGAACAGCCCAATCTTGGCAGTGGTAACGGGAACAAAGCCCGATTTCTACAAGCAGGCACCTCTCGTTGTCGAGGCGCAAAAGGCAGGAGTTCCCGTGTTTGTAATAAACACTGGCCAGCATTTTGATGACACGCTCGGTTTTGGCATTAAGGAGTTCAGACTCGACGATCACATTGCCTGCAATCTGCAGATAAGAGGCGATCTGATGGAGAAGGCAAGCGAGCTAATCTTAAAGTTCGGAGCTTTTGGGCGCTATTGCAGGAAACGATTTGGCACCGGTGCATTGCTGCCGGTCGTGCACGGGGACACGCTGGTTGCAGGCATAGCTCCGCTTGCGTGGGTGTTTGGCATGGGCCAGAAGGTGGGACAAAACGAGGCAGGGCTCCGCTCCATGAGTCCGCAAATAATACGCACAGGGAACCTGAAAAAAGAGCCGACTCGTGCGGCGGTTGAGAAAATTGTGACCCAGCAGCTTGAAGGGCGATGGTTTCTTGCAAGGGAGGAGCCCTTCCCCGAGCAGATCGACACGTGGATCTGCTCTGCAGGGACCCAATTTTTCTTCGCGCCCACTATGGTAAACAGAGAAAATCTGATCCGTGAGGGCTACCCTGAAGACTTTATCCACGTTGTCGGCAACTCTGTGGTCGACGCAATCTACCAGAAGAGAAAGGAAGCACCGACAAAGAGCATCTTCGAAGTGTTTCCCCAACTTGACTCTGATGGGTGGATAAGGGTGGACATCCACCGCAGGGAGAATCTCACAAGGACTCGATTTGAGGCAATTGTAGGGGGAATCGAGGACTTTGTCCGAAAGACAGACCACAAAATAGTCCTTGTCATGTTAAATGCCATGGCATCCGCGCTTGAACAGTACGGCTTGCGCCACAGGCTTGACCTGCTCGCAGACGAGATTCCGCAGAGGTTTCTGATTACTCCGCTGTGGAAGGAATATGCTAACGTCATAGAATTTCTTGACAGCGGCAGATGCATTGCAGAGATGACTGATTCAGGTTCGTTGCAGGAGGAGCTCCTGTATTTTGAGGGGGTAAATTCCATGACAGTCCGACTCAACACGGACCGGCCCGAGACAATTTTTCAGGCCAAAAGCAACATACTCGTGCCTCCACTCAGCAGGTCTTGGGTCTTTGAGGTTGCCAAGAGAGTAATCGACAGCGGAGATAGCCTTGGCATAAAAACAAAGAGGAAACCTCCTCTCTATGGTAAGCCGGGGTCGGTTTCGAGAAAAATCATTAGCACCGTCCAGAAGGAGTTCGAGAATGGTGATGCGAACTTTTATCCCTGGTTACACCAGAGACTTGGCCTGTGGAAGGAACGTCAAGAACTGGACTACATGTAG